A genomic stretch from Nitrobacter winogradskyi Nb-255 includes:
- the exbB gene encoding tonB-system energizer ExbB, giving the protein MIALASQQISGTKSMIVRLAKATIHLTFAALLAVLVPSATVFAQHRASSPSTTSSGGGAAATPSASSVNGSAGAASAASASPGPASSAPSATDGSAGAASSQPSASTSPEGASDASSGEGSASSDASAGASSDAAAPSDQSAAPDSAAPSPAPEGSSSTLPQDLSPWGMFMQADIVVKAVMIGLAFASLVTWTVWLAKGIELAASRRRAQSCVRKLERADSLDAARSEIAEGWTCEGTVADLMGAAERELQRSGDLSSEGIKERLAIALSRIEAKAGRDIARGTGLLATIGATAPFVGLFGTVWGIMNAFIGISQTKTTNLAVVAPGIAEALLATALGLVAAIPAVIIYNVFARALSSYRALLSDASGEIIQHISRDLERQERGLGPSVVALSRGRAAAE; this is encoded by the coding sequence ATGATAGCGCTGGCAAGCCAACAGATATCCGGAACAAAGAGCATGATTGTGAGACTTGCGAAGGCGACGATCCATCTGACGTTTGCAGCGTTATTGGCTGTCCTCGTTCCATCGGCTACGGTTTTTGCCCAGCACCGGGCGTCGTCCCCGTCGACGACATCGTCCGGGGGGGGGGCGGCGGCAACTCCTTCTGCTTCTTCGGTGAACGGCTCTGCGGGGGCGGCTTCGGCTGCGTCTGCATCGCCGGGGCCGGCGAGTTCTGCTCCGTCGGCCACTGACGGGTCGGCTGGGGCTGCGTCATCGCAGCCGTCGGCGTCGACGTCTCCCGAGGGGGCGTCTGATGCGTCGTCCGGGGAGGGGTCTGCTTCATCTGATGCGTCTGCGGGTGCATCGTCGGACGCGGCCGCGCCGTCGGATCAATCCGCCGCGCCGGATTCCGCCGCGCCGTCGCCTGCGCCGGAGGGCTCGTCGTCGACGCTTCCGCAGGACCTGTCGCCGTGGGGCATGTTCATGCAGGCGGACATCGTCGTGAAAGCGGTAATGATCGGTTTGGCGTTCGCATCATTGGTAACGTGGACGGTCTGGCTGGCCAAGGGGATCGAGCTCGCGGCGTCGCGGCGGCGGGCGCAGAGCTGCGTGCGCAAGCTGGAGCGCGCCGACAGCCTCGATGCCGCGCGCTCCGAGATCGCCGAGGGCTGGACCTGTGAGGGCACAGTGGCGGATCTGATGGGGGCGGCGGAGCGCGAGCTGCAGCGCTCGGGCGATCTGTCGTCCGAGGGCATCAAGGAGCGGCTGGCGATCGCGCTGTCGCGCATCGAGGCCAAGGCGGGGCGCGACATCGCCCGCGGCACCGGCCTGCTGGCGACCATCGGGGCGACCGCGCCGTTCGTCGGCCTGTTCGGCACGGTGTGGGGCATCATGAACGCCTTCATCGGCATCTCGCAGACCAAGACCACCAACCTCGCGGTGGTGGCGCCGGGCATTGCCGAGGCGCTGCTTGCGACCGCGCTCGGGCTTGTCGCCGCGATCCCGGCGGTGATCATCTACAACGTGTTCGCTCGCGCGCTTTCGAGCTACCGGGCGCTGCTGTCGGACGCCTCCGGCGAGATCATTCAGCACATCTCGCGCGATCTGGAGCGGCAGGAGCGGGGGCTCGGCCCGTCCGTGGTGGCGCTGTCGCGCGGCCGCGCTGCGGCTGAGTGA
- a CDS encoding energy transducer TonB family protein yields MMKIDWRDPDGRAGDDVNRAAALRWTAAGLAVVALHAGGIWMALHWPAAAEAPGDPPAAIMMELAPMAVAPEAPQQDVAPGPEMVEAEEQVDPDKPIEEKPDPEPTPPEVKEAEVKLPETPKVEKAEVVLPAKVEPPKPKPKKKKQKKAPRTTAPQSSQAQRADRAAAPAEGMASSMSPATWRAALMAHLNRHKRFPPGAGMGVASVAFTIDRSGRVLSARLVRSAGDSSLDAEAVSLPRRASPVPAPPSNVGGGSITLAVPIRFNR; encoded by the coding sequence ATGATGAAAATCGACTGGCGCGACCCGGACGGCCGGGCCGGCGATGATGTGAACCGGGCGGCGGCGCTGCGCTGGACCGCGGCCGGGCTTGCGGTGGTGGCGCTGCATGCCGGCGGCATCTGGATGGCGCTGCACTGGCCGGCGGCGGCGGAGGCGCCGGGCGATCCGCCGGCGGCGATCATGATGGAGCTGGCGCCGATGGCTGTCGCGCCCGAGGCGCCGCAGCAGGACGTCGCGCCGGGGCCGGAGATGGTGGAGGCCGAGGAGCAGGTCGATCCGGACAAGCCGATCGAGGAGAAGCCTGATCCCGAGCCGACGCCTCCGGAGGTGAAGGAGGCCGAGGTCAAGCTGCCGGAAACGCCGAAGGTGGAGAAGGCGGAGGTTGTGCTGCCGGCCAAGGTCGAGCCGCCGAAGCCGAAGCCGAAGAAGAAAAAGCAGAAGAAGGCGCCGCGCACCACCGCGCCGCAGAGTTCGCAGGCGCAGCGCGCCGATCGCGCGGCCGCGCCGGCCGAAGGCATGGCGTCGTCGATGTCGCCGGCGACCTGGCGCGCCGCGCTGATGGCGCATCTCAACCGCCACAAGCGCTTCCCGCCGGGCGCGGGCATGGGCGTGGCCTCGGTCGCGTTCACGATCGACCGCTCGGGCCGGGTGCTGTCGGCGCGCCTGGTGCGCTCGGCCGGCGATTCCTCGCTCGACGCCGAGGCGGTGTCGCTGCCGCGCCGCGCCAGCCCCGTCCCAGCCCCTCCCTCCAACGTCGGCGGCGGCTCCATCACACTCGCCGTCCCAATCAGGTTCAACAGATAA
- a CDS encoding invasion associated locus B family protein: MTAAHAQQPATPAASTLPNGAASVSETYGDWTVDCRLVDRRKQCLLSQVQGNKETGRRVYAIELTPPAGGKIEGTILMPFGLNLDAGAVLKLDDKDLGKGLRFSTCVPQGCLLPVSFPATATDAMRKGTKLVVASLNLSSNEPVTFSVSLNGFAAALARVTELAK; the protein is encoded by the coding sequence ATGACTGCGGCTCATGCGCAGCAACCGGCCACGCCGGCGGCGTCTACGCTGCCGAACGGGGCCGCCTCGGTGAGCGAGACCTACGGCGACTGGACGGTGGACTGCCGGCTCGTCGATCGGCGGAAGCAATGTCTGCTGTCGCAGGTGCAGGGCAACAAGGAAACCGGCAGGCGCGTTTACGCTATCGAACTGACGCCTCCCGCAGGCGGCAAGATCGAGGGTACGATCCTGATGCCGTTCGGGCTCAATCTCGATGCCGGCGCGGTGCTCAAGCTCGACGACAAGGACCTTGGCAAGGGGCTGCGCTTCTCCACTTGCGTGCCGCAGGGCTGCCTGTTGCCGGTGAGCTTTCCGGCCACGGCCACGGACGCCATGCGGAAGGGCACGAAACTCGTGGTCGCTTCCCTCAACCTCTCCAGCAACGAGCCCGTCACCTTCAGCGTCTCGCTGAACGGCTTCGCCGCCGCGCTGGCGCGGGTGACAGAACTCGCGAAATAA
- a CDS encoding IS630 family transposase (programmed frameshift), whose translation MGRAYSNDLRERVVRAVVKGGLSRHQAAAQFGVGISTAINWVQRFHETGSVAPSQIGGYRPKKIAGPHREWLLQRCRKDFTVRGLVAELAERGLKVDYRTMWEFVHAVKLSYKKTLIAAEQDRPDVARRRAQWTKYRDRIDPTRLVFIDETWTKTNMAPLRGWAPRGQRIRAKVPHGRWQTMTFMAALRHDRITAPWFIEGPINGEAFLLYIEKVLVPTLRHGDIVIMDNLGSHKASAVRRVIRAAGARLFYLPKYSPDLNPIEQFFAKFKHWLRKAAQRTTEAVYNAIAPILETVAPAECANYFVNAGYNQI comes from the exons ATGGGACGAGCCTATTCGAACGACCTTCGTGAGCGGGTAGTGCGTGCTGTCGTTAAAGGCGGCCTGTCGCGGCATCAGGCTGCGGCCCAGTTTGGGGTGGGCATCAGCACGGCGATCAACTGGGTACAACGCTTCCACGAGACCGGCAGCGTCGCGCCAAGCCAGATCGGCGGCTATAGGCCAAAGAAGATTGCGGGGCCGCACCGCGAATGGCTGCTGCAACGGTGCCGAAAGGACTTTACCGTGCGCGGGCTGGTGGCCGAACTTGCCGAGCGTGGCCTTAAGGTCGATTACCGCACGATGTGGGAGTTCGTTCACGCTGTGAAGCTCAGTTAC AAAAAGACGCTGATTGCTGCAGAGCAGGATCGTCCCGATGTCGCCCGTCGGCGAGCGCAATGGACCAAGTATCGAGATCGGATTGATCCCACTCGGCTGGTGTTCATCGATGAGACCTGGACCAAAACCAATATGGCGCCGCTGCGGGGCTGGGCGCCGCGCGGTCAACGCATCAGAGCCAAGGTGCCGCATGGCCGCTGGCAGACCATGACCTTTATGGCCGCTCTGCGCCACGATCGCATCACCGCGCCGTGGTTCATCGAGGGGCCGATCAACGGCGAAGCCTTCCTTCTCTACATCGAGAAGGTTCTGGTCCCGACCCTGCGGCACGGCGACATCGTCATTATGGACAACCTCGGCTCGCACAAGGCCAGCGCCGTGCGTCGCGTCATCCGTGCCGCCGGTGCCCGGCTCTTCTACCTGCCGAAATACTCGCCTGATCTGAACCCGATCGAGCAGTTCTTTGCCAAGTTCAAACACTGGCTACGCAAAGCCGCGCAGCGGACCACCGAGGCCGTCTACAATGCTATCGCTCCGATCCTCGAAACCGTTGCACCGGCTGAATGCGCCAACTACTTCGTCAATGCAGGATACAACCAAATCTAA
- the exbD gene encoding TonB system transport protein ExbD — MGVSLKNPQDGGIDELSEINVTPFIDVMLVLLIIFMVAAPLSTVDVAVDLPVSNAQPQPRPDKPVFLTVKQDLTLALGNDDVPRNTLQATLDQQTENDREQRVFLRADGTVAYTELMKVMNLLREAGYLKIALVGLEDTGQAVAAGGAAPAAAPAP; from the coding sequence ATGGGGGTATCGCTGAAGAACCCGCAGGATGGCGGCATCGACGAGCTGAGCGAGATCAACGTCACGCCGTTCATCGACGTGATGCTGGTGCTTTTGATCATCTTCATGGTGGCGGCGCCGCTGTCGACGGTGGATGTCGCGGTCGACCTGCCGGTGTCGAACGCGCAGCCGCAACCGCGTCCCGACAAGCCGGTGTTCCTGACGGTGAAGCAGGACCTGACGCTGGCGCTCGGCAATGACGACGTGCCGCGCAACACGCTGCAGGCGACGCTGGACCAGCAGACCGAGAATGACCGCGAGCAGCGGGTGTTCCTGCGCGCCGACGGGACGGTGGCCTATACCGAGCTGATGAAGGTGATGAACCTGCTGCGCGAGGCCGGCTATCTCAAGATCGCGCTGGTGGGGCTTGAGGATACCGGGCAGGCGGTGGCGGCGGGCGGAGCCGCGCCGGCGGCGGCGCCTGCGCCATGA